One stretch of Penaeus vannamei isolate JL-2024 chromosome 7, ASM4276789v1, whole genome shotgun sequence DNA includes these proteins:
- the LOC138862204 gene encoding uncharacterized protein, translating into MTHRSTSNTPSRPPTTSNTPSRPQAPPTPPLDLQQPPTPPLDPQQPPTPHLDPQHPPLDPQHPHSRPPTPPSRPPTPPSRSPTTSNTPSRPPTTSNTPSRPPTTSNTPFRPPTTPNTPSRSPTTSNTPSRPPTTSNTPLDPQQPLSTPNTPFSTSNTPTPLDPPTTPQHPLSTPNTPTPPLDPQQPPTPPLDPPTTSNTPLSTPNNLQHPLSTPNTPLSTPNTPTQRPQHRSRVGYVQETS; encoded by the exons ATGACACATAGATCAA cctccaacaccccctctcgacccccaacaacctccaacaccccctctcgACCCCAAgcacctccaacaccccctctcgACCTCCAACagcctccaacaccccctctcgACCCCCAACAACCTCCAACACCCCATCTCgacccccaacatccccctctcgacccccaacacccccattctcgacccccaacacccccctctcgacccccaacacccccatctCGATCTCCAAcaacctccaacaccccctctcgacccccaacaacctccaacaccccctctcgacccccaacaacctccaacaccccctttcgacccccaacaacccccaacaccccctctcgATCCCCAACGACCTCCAACACTCCCTCTCGACCCCCGACAACCTCCAACACCCCTCTCGACCCCCAACAACCCCTCTCGACCCCCAACACTCCCTTCTCGACCTCCAACACCCCAACACCTCTCGACCCTCCAacaaccccccaacaccccctctcgacccccaacacccctacaccccctctcgacccccaacaacctccaacaccccctctcgACCCCCCAACaacctccaacacccccctctcgacccccaacaacctccaacaccccctctcgacccccaacacccccctctcGACCCCCAACACCCCTACACAGCGACCCCAACAC AGAAGCCGTGTAGGTTATGTCCAAGAAACCAGTTAA